In Tachysurus fulvidraco isolate hzauxx_2018 chromosome 9, HZAU_PFXX_2.0, whole genome shotgun sequence, the sequence gaaccccaggtccacaaaTATCAAAATCGTTGACACGATTTCACTCATGAAACTCATGCATCTAATGTATTTTCTGAATAAACTAGgcaaaatttaattatttccaTGTCCTGACTGAAGATCAAATGTCTTTGTAACACTTTATAACTGTAAACACTTCTATTTAAGTCTTATAATAGACATCAATTCATAGCCTATATAGAGTGCTTTTTGTTTTCAGAAGGAAGATATCAGAACAATGGGAATATGTGCAGAAACGCCCCATAGAGATTAAAACTCATAAATTCCTGCATGTTTAAATTTGTCGCCAACATAGAGATGAATAACACTTATGCATGTAGATATAAATTCATATCTAATAAACATGCACATAAGTTGTTATTTTGGCAGCATTAGAATTATTAATGCTTGATTTAGTGCCTTtatatatttgaattattaAGTAGTTATTAAGTAGGGCTCACCtagatttattaataatatggAAACAACATATAAAGGATTAGGAATTAATTATTCTAACTGAGATAAAACCATTTGTTTGTATTAAGGACAAATATCTTTTGTTCTGGGTAGTATGTAAAGAGCACAAGTTGGTAAGACAGCTAAACTCGATTGCAATTAAAGGATTCAAATTGATAGAATTAAAAgacatgttcatttttgttattcacagcATTTTTCTATTACATGTGTAAACAGAATATCCAGATTTCAATGGACCATTAAAATAGTGTTAATATGTTATAGAAGTCCCAGAGATTTGGAACCCTACTTTAGCCAAGTGGATGCTAACTGGCTAGTCTTTTGGCTATCATTAGCATCAATTCATGTGTAAATACGGTCATTACCTGAGCAATCTGCAGGggggttgggtgtgtgtgtgtgtgtgtgaatggttgcTGGTGGCTTGTTTGTATGTGTTGGGGAGGGAGGGCTGCTAATTCCTTTTGTGCTGAGGTGGATAAAATCTTTGTCACCAATTGCATCACGTCCTACAACCCTGGTCTATATATCACCGTTGATGAACAGCTTTTCCCGTCAAAGACTCGCTGCTGTTTCCTGCAGTATATTGCAACTAAACCTGACAAGTTTGGGATCGAGTTTTGGGTGGCTTGCGACCTAAAATACAAGTACATTTGTAATGTCCTCCCATATCTTGGCAAGGACCCTAGTCGTCCCAGTGGAGAGAGACTGTCTGAAAATGTAGTGATGATTCTGATGGAACCATTCCTAGACAAGGGCAGAAATGTTACCACGGACAATTTCTTCACATCGCTGTCACTTGCGCATAAACTTCTTAGCCGGAAAACCACCATCCTCGGCAGTCAACAAGATTCGCCGGGAAATCCCTCAATCCGCTAGACACACAGATCGCAATGAATTCACCACTCAGGCATGTTGCAGGTCTTTTGTGgttctatgtttatgtgtttCTAATTTATAGAATCAACACTGCcaagtgtgtcattgtgtgtaaaagtgctatgaaaataacaatttatcttatttattaggTGTTTTCAACCACTGCTGCTACGCTGACGGCGTATGCGCCCAAACGGAAGAAGACCGTCTACATTCTTAGCAGCATGCACAGCGTGATTCAGACTGATAATACCACCAAAAGGAAGCCAAACACTGTCACCCTTTACAACACCACAAAGTGCGGCGTGGATGTGATGGACCAGATGGTGCGGGAGTACACTGTCCGCACAGGGACACGGCGCTGGCCAGTTGCCGTGTTCTATAACATGATTGACATGGCAGCACTGAATGCACATGTGCTGTATCAAGCATGCACCGGAAGGCAGGAAAGACGGGTGGACTTCCTGGTGGAGCTTGCAAGAGAGTTGGCTAACTCTCATATGTGTGCGAAGAAGGCAAGAAAAGAACAATTGCTTCGGACACAACCCTCCACACCTAGCCCTGGAAAAAGAGCCGTGTGTCAGGTCAAACACCAATGCAAGAACAATCTTGCCACTGTGCGATGTGTTCACTGCTACAGATACACATGTGGTAAATGCAGACGGGAGATACCATGGCAGTGCCAGGATTGTGAGTGATTGCTGGAATGTACtcactttttaatattatttgtaaatatgtgtaCAAATGGttggtttctttattttattttgtactatttttatcaataaatctcagcaacaaaggaaaaaaaaaaacatgtgtgtTGATTTCTCCCTAAGATGGCAAAGTGAAACACAAGTTTCCTTGAAGTGGCTCAGTTTGGCCCCACATTGTTTACATAACAAAAGCAACTGTTCAGAGCTGATTAAGGATATTAGCCTAAAGCCTTCCAGCCCATCGGCTGTCCTGCAGGTTTTATAGGTAGAAAAGCCAAATGGCTGCTCTCTGGGACTTCTAGTGTTAAGAAGCAATGTACTACAATATAATGTTAGTGTAAGGACACTGTATAAAGCTTTAATAAGTTCAGCGTTCTCGACTTATATGCATAGATCAGCTATAAATTAATATCTCCATACTGAAGTGTTACTCATTGTCTCTAAATTGTAGTGCTCATTATTGATGTCATCTTGCCAGTAATCCCAAATCGAACTCACTTTAAAATCTATATCATTGTTTCAGTGTCAATTAGCATCCTGTGGACTTGTTGTTTCCCATTTACACTATAATATTGTTGAGCCTAATGGCACTATCTATTACACTAACAGCCACAGTTATTAGTATTCAGTATTCAGACACTTCTTCATTAGAGCCCATAGCTGTCCTGTCATTTAGATAACACCAGGGTTTTCACTGTGCTCTGTCCCAGTATGTTCTACTACACTGCAACAACaatatgttgttgttgtcttgAGCTTAAGCACAAGAGACAGCTGACGTCACGTCCTTATGGTGTTTCCACTGTATCTTTGTCTGTATCAAAACGACTTGGACTTATTAAAGTCAGGAGAAACCTAAGAAATCCCTACTGTTTGAGTTTTATTAAaccatcatctccacagttAGTGGCATGCATTTGTCTAGTTCCTGATACAGTGGCACTGAGATAAAATGCTACAGTGACTTACATTGACTCACAACTGgagatcattcatttttaatgagaGCTGGCAAATTGAGGGGACATGAGTGACAATGACTGTTAGCTACTAGATGTGAATGAGTCCAGTGATGAGACAAAGTTGATGAAATCTTGTTGCAATGTCTACCAATAAGAGAGATGATGCTGGAGCACATGTAAAGGTTTATTGCCTAATGTAACATGTAGGACTTCACATGTTGCCTAAATCTGTGGATCTGTGGCTTGAGCTTGGAGCGTGACATTCTGATCATCCACCCAGTAGCCTTTTGAGACACCACTGCCCCTAAATGTCAGACAAAATCATCAGGAAATGATACGATGTGATATGAGTCAATGCATGTATACACTGATGAATTTTATGTACAGAAGCAGAGAGTTTTATTTTAGTGGCAATAAAAATGTCAAGTGGAATGCTAATtgcaaaacaaactaaaatcGTTATTAGAAGATAAGAACAGTGCTGCAGTGACTGCCGACTTACAGTGATAATATCACTTTCCGTTTGAATATAGGATactaggtaaaaaaaataataatgacccccccaccccccaccctgcacacacacacacacacacacacacacacacacacacacacacacacacacacacacaaaaggacgATTCTGAGGAGAAGTAGTtgatatgtacagtaataacaatgtgtgtgtgtgtgtgtgtgtgtgtgtgtgtgtgtgtgtgtgtgtgtgtgtgtgtgtgtgtgtgtgtgtgggagagagagatagataaatTGCTCTTGTCATGTTTTCGCACATTTTGAATACACCATGAgttcagaaaaataataataacaatatttctAATAGTTCTATATATAGTGGCCTGCGAGGTGATTGTGGCTGATTTCCCCAAAACAAATTTCATGCCAAAGCgcattttctgcatttaacATACTTTAAAACATCACCCTTAATAGTAACCACGAGTTTGAAGCCAGTTTAACAAATGTGATGGTAAAAGTATGCATAAAGATGTGTAAAACTTTGCAATGCAAGTGTGATTTTCCCACACAGTGAATATCAGACTCGAGCGAAACAGACATGAGCTATATCAGACTCGAGCGAAACAGACATAAGCTTAATCACTTCACTACTGATCTGATACTGGTTGTCAAAATGATCGATATTCTCCTACAGAGTTAAAACTACATCTATAAatgtgactcacacacacacacacacacacacacacacacacacacacacacacacacacacacacacacacacacacacacacacacacacacacacacacacacacacacacacacacacacacaccggttgAGACACATGAACAATGGAAAAACGTTGATCAGTTCAGgaaacatgcatttttttctatacagttgtaaatgtcatttcatgtgtattaatttattacaaCTTTAAAAGAGCTTTTCAGACCTAACATATACAAATAGTTCACTATTCTATTATCTTGGATGTACAAAATCTGAcatttcatactgtacattcccAAAAtctgggttagggttatgttccttatgtttattttatcttatttctgACTGTGCCATTCAGTTTGTCATGAACAGACATTTTTGACCTAaactgtacaaaataaaaatctcttCACTGTAATTGAAGTGTTCTCCATCAACATTTgatattattgttattcctaTTTTTCTTGTTCAACCTAATTTTATGTACACTATAATTGTGTTGTATATGATGTTACCacagaaaaatatattcatcATACCCCTGTATAAACCAAGGGATTATTCAGTAAAGCTCTGTTTTGTCTTTTACTCGTCCTTTAGAGTGTGCAATGTGATCTGGTGGCAATATAAAGCTAAAGCCAACATCTTGGCAGCTGAGCCAGCAATAAAGCATCTTTACTGACAAATGAACTGTACAGTAAATAGGACCTTAAATTTGAGTTCAAGTGTCTAGTGTtctagtgttagtgtcagtaacATAAGTGTTACTTACAGCATCCACAGGAAAGGATCCATTAAAACCTAGAATGTTCTTATTCTTTAAGACAGTGCTTAAATGCTACAGTAGTTAAAAAGTATTATTACTGTTAAGAATTAGATATTTTTGGTTTTATGGTTtttatcaatatatatataaaataattttgaataCAACCCATGCagtaatttatatttttacaacTTTATATAAAgttgtaaaaatataaattactGCATGGGTTGtattcaaaattattttttacaataattacagtattttaacATCAAGGTGCTCatgcatttacaaaaaaaattattgttattaattgttatgtaatgttttgttttcccAGTATTATTCACACATACGTCCCTTATGAATAGAGTATAAACATGCATCATTTGCAGAAACTCTGCATGATATATGTGAATCAAGCACATACATGTTAATGTGACAGATGTAATGTTAAGAACTATATAGACAATAAATTCAGAAACTGGGTTAATTGTGCTAATGTAAACTAAGTAGTCAAAAATGTCAGTAATCTCAAGCATCAGCATGCACGCACagaacaaaatgtgtgtgtgtgtttgtgtgtgtgtgtgtgtgtgtgtgtgtgtgtgtgtgtgtgtgtgtgtgtgtgtgtgtgtgtgtgtgtgtgtgtgtgtgtgtgtgtgtgtgtgtgtgtgtgtgtcaaattggCAATTGTCTCTTTTTCAAGTGCAGTGGAGAGAGCAGGTATGATGTAGAAGtgtgtgaaattaaattaaataggcATCAGGCAGATCTGTTTAAGAGAATAATGGCCTATAGGAAATAACTCTTCGTGAAACTGAAAAGCTCTTCTTTGGAAAGCTGGTAGATGTCTTCCAGATGATAGAGCATAAACAACCCAGGGGACAGGTACAAGAGGTGCTTCCTTATGCTTGCCAGCCTTCTAAACAGCCTTCTAGACATAGACAGTTTTTGAATTCGTTTAACTGGTCCTATCTGAGACAGAGTAATATGAACTATCAATGTGTAGAAGAGCGTGAGCTACTTAGATTCTTCTGAAAAGTGCAAAAATCAGCTCTTGACTTTGCTGACAGTGATTCTGCTGAGAGTCTGCTGTCTGACTGTTTCACCAGACCTCATGCTGTGTCAATTCCTCTCAGGACATGTTACAAATGATGCCTTTCTCTGATTACATGTGTTTATTCTCCATGCTGCTGTTattggttgtttttttcctcatcgGTTGATCAtcggttgttgttgttgttgttgttgattaaaACCTTCATGCATCTTATTATTGTCAGTGATAAGCACAATGTCATCAAAGTGAcattaaaaatgtgcaataaatgAGCAAAACTGTCCCTACGTATGTACTTTTAGCAAAGAGGATAATTGCACCTCTGATGAAAGTGGGAATATATCAAAAAAGgtaaaaagggggaaaaatcaTGCACAGCCTTGGAACACCAAGC encodes:
- the LOC125145546 gene encoding uncharacterized protein LOC125145546, which translates into the protein MLPRTISSHRCHLRINFLAGKPPSSAVNKIRREIPQSARHTDRNEFTTQVFSTTAATLTAYAPKRKKTVYILSSMHSVIQTDNTTKRKPNTVTLYNTTKCGVDVMDQMVREYTVRTGTRRWPVAVFYNMIDMAALNAHVLYQACTGRQERRVDFLVELARELANSHMCAKKARKEQLLRTQPSTPSPGKRAVCQVKHQCKNNLATVRCVHCYRYTCGKCRREIPWQCQDCE